The following are encoded together in the Numida meleagris isolate 19003 breed g44 Domestic line chromosome 19, NumMel1.0, whole genome shotgun sequence genome:
- the PLTP gene encoding phospholipid transfer protein: MAASSRLLLLLLLPWLATASHSPPGCKIRITSKGLDLVKHEGLRFVEQELENITVSDLHGKEGQFHYNISQVKVMDLQLPFSNLHFQPQQHLAFNINNASISLRFRRQLLYWFFYDIGSINASADGVHIHTVLRLAKDEVGRLKISNMSCNASIARMHAGFSGTLRKVYEFLSTFIVTGMRFLLSQQICPSLEHASLVLLNSLLDTVPVRNYVDEHIGIDYSLLRDPAVSPDTLDLDFKGMFFYRAREDQELENHAVEPVIKETERMVYVAFSEYFFDSAMHAYFQAGVLAIELEGEKVPKDLEVLLRATFFGTIFMLNPAVVDAPLRLVLQVSAPPRCVIKPSGTSVSVSAFLNISLVPADRPAVQLSSMAMESKLSAKVYLQGKALRVQLDLRRFRIYSKQSALESLALFSLQAPLKTLLQLTIMPIINERTKKGVQIPLPEGMDFTREVVTNHAGFLTVGADLHFSKGLREVIEKYRSAPAVPAEPTVQPTAPSADPHQL, encoded by the exons ATGGCTGCCAGTAGCCGCCTcctccttttgctgctgctgccctggctggCCACAGCCTCGCACAGCCCACCCGGCTGCAAGATCCGGATTACCTCCAAGGGGCTGGACCTCG TGAAGCATGAGGGTCTGCGCTTCgtggagcaggagctggagaacATCACAGTGTCGGACCTGCACGGGAAGGAGGGGCAGTTCCACTACAACATCAGCCA GGTCAAGGTGATGGACCTGCAGCTGCCATTTTCCAACCTGCACTTCCAGCCGCAGCAGCACCTTGCCTTCAACATCAACAACGCTTCCATCAGCCTGCGCTTCCGGCGGCAGCTGCTCTACTGGTTCTT CTATGACATTGGATCCATCAATGCTTCTGCTGATGGTGTCCACATCCATACTGTGCTGCGGCTGGCCAAGGATGAGGTTGGGCGCCTCAAGATTTCCAACATGTCCTGCAACGCCTCCATTGCCAGAATGCATGCAGGATTCTCCGGCACGCTCAG gaAGGTCTATGAGTTCCTGAGCACCTTCATTGTCACAGGGATGCGCTTCCTCCTCAGCCAGCAG ATCTGCCCATCCCTTGAGCATGCCAGCCTGGTGCTACTGAACTCCTTGCTGGACACAGTGCCAG TAAGGAACTACGTGGATGAGCACATTGGGATTGACTACTCCCTGCTACGTGATCCAGCTGTCTCCCCAGATACCCTCGATCTGGACTTCAAG GGCATGTTCTTCTACCGTGCGAGGGAGGACCAGGAGCTGGAGAACCACGCGGTGGAGCCGGTGATCAAGGAGACCGAGCGCATGGTCTATGTTGCCTTCTCCGAGTACTTCTTTGACTCAGCCATGCATGCATACTTCCAGGCGGGTGTGCTGGCCATAGAGCTCGAGGGGGAGAAG GTGCCCAAGGACCTGGAGGTTCTGCTGAGAGCCACCTTCTTTGGGACCATCTTCATGCTG AACCCCGCTGTGGTGGATGCTCCCCTGCGGCTGGTGCTTCAGGTGTCAGCTCCCCCCCGCTGCGTGATCAAACCGTCAGGGACCTCCGTCTCTGTCTCTGCCTTCCTCAACATCTCACTGGTACCTGCAGACCGTCCTGCTGTCCAGCTCTCCAGCATGGCCATG GAATCAAAGCTGAGTGCCAAGGTGTACCTGCAAGGGAAGGCGCTGCGCGTGCAGCTGGACCTGCGACG gTTTCGCATCTATTCCAAGCAGTCAGCACTGGAGTCACTGGCG ctGTTCTCACTGCAGGCCCCACTGAAAactctgctgcagctgacaaTCATGCCCATCATTAATG AGAGAACAAAGAAGGGTGTGCAGATTCCTCTGCCAGAAGGCATGGACTTCACCAGGGAGGTGGTCACCAATCATGCG ggATTTCTCACAGTGGGAGCTGACCTCCACTTCTCCAAGGGGCTGCGGGAAGTGATTGAGAAGTATCGCTCTGCCCCTGCAGTCCCTGCTGAGCCCACGGTGCAGCCCACAGCACCCAGTGCAGACCCCCACCAGCTGTAG
- the PCIF1 gene encoding phosphorylated CTD-interacting factor 1 yields the protein MANENHGSPAEEASLMSHSPGTSNQNQPSSPKPMRLVQDLPDELVQAGWEKCWSKRENRPYYFNRFTNQSLWEMPVLGQHDVISDPLGLNAAPMPLESGMVETSVESKQRKRRFSEEVPPSGNSVKKPKSDIPGTPVTQPVPSSPSVPGCSVLKAWCVSPEDKQQAALLRPTEVYWDLDIQTNAVIKQKAPSEVLSPHPEVELLRSQLILKLRQHYRELCQQREGIDPPRESFNRWMLERKVVDKGTDPLLPSDCEPVVSPSMFREIMNDIPIRLSRIKFREEAKRLLFKYAEAAKRLIESRSASPDSRKVVKWNVEDTFSWLRRDHSASKEDYMDRLEHLRKQCGPHVSAAAKDSVEGICSKIYYISLEYVKRIREKHLAILKENNISAEVEAPEVQDRLVYCYPVRLAIPSPPLPSVEMHMENNVACVRYKGEMVKVSRNYFSKLWLLYRYSCIDDSGFEKFLPRVWCLLRRYQMMFGVGLYEGTGLQGALPVHVFEALHKLFGVSFECFASPLNCYFKQYCSAFLDTDGYFGSRGPCLDFFPISGSFEANPPFCEELMDAMVSHFEKLLESSSEPLSFIVFIPEWRDPPTPALTRMEQSKFKRHQLILSAFDHEYRSGSQHICKKEEMYYKAVHNTAVLFLQNSAGFAKWEPTPERLQELVAAYKHSGRTLSSSSSSSSSSSSSADKERELGREQSSSRETNAN from the exons ATGGCCAATGAGAATCACGGAAGCCCTGCGGAGGAGGCATCTCTAATGAGTCACTCACCTGGCACCTCCAACCAGaaccagcccagctcccccaAACCTATGCGACTCGTACAGGACCTCCCAG ATGAGCTGGTGCAGGCTGGCTGGGAGAAGTGCTGGAGCAAGCGGGAGAATCGCCCGTACTACTTCAATCGCTTCACCAACCAGTCTCTGTGGGAAATGCCTGTTCTGGGACAGCACGATGTCATT TCAGACCCCCTGGGATTGAATGCGGCTCCTATGCCACTGGAAAGTGGAATGGTAGAGACCTCAGTGGAGAGCAAGCAAAGGAAGAGGAGATTCTCTGAGGAGGTTCCCCCAAGTGGCAACAGTGTGAAGAAGCCCAAG TCGGATATTCCGGGGACCCCAGTCACTCAGCCAgtccccagctctcccagtgTGCCAGGATGCTCTGTTTTGAAGGCATGGTGTGTCTCACCTGAAGataagcagcaggcagctcttcTACGACCAACTGA AGTATACTGGGACCTGGATATTCAGACAAATGCAGTGATTAAGCAGAAGGCACCATCTGAAGTGCTTTCTCCACACCCCGAAGTGGAGCTGCTTCGATCCCAGCTCATCCTCAAGTTGCGGCAACATTATCgtgagctctgccagcagcgAGAGG GGATTGACCCCCCAAGGGAGTCTTTTAACCGCTGGATGTTGGAGAGGAAGGTGGTTGATAAAGGGACAGATCCTCTTTTACCGAGTGACTGCGAGCCAGTAGTGTCTCCCTCCATGTTCAGAGAAATCATGAATGACATTCCCATCAG GCTATCCAGAATTAAGTTCCGTGAAGAAGCCAAGAGACTGCTCTTCAAGTATGCTGAGGCTGCAAAACGGCTGATTGAATCCAG GAGTGCATCACCAGACAGCAGGAAAGTGGTGAAATGGAACGTGGAGGACACCTTCAGCTGGCTGCGACGGGACCATTCTGCTTCTAAGGAGGACTACATG GACCGCCTGGAGCACTTACGCAAGCAGTGTGGGCCCCATGTGTCTGCTGCAGCAAAGGACTCTGTTGAGGGCATCTGCAGCAAGATTTACTACATATCTCTGGAATATGTCAAACGGATCCGGGAGAAGCATCTTGCCATcctcaaagaaaacaatatatcTG CGGAGGTAGAAGCTCCTGAAGTCCAGGACAGGCTCGTGTACTGTTACCCAGTGAGACTGGCCATCCCCTCCCCACCACTCCCCAGTGTGGAAATGCACATGGAAAACAATGTGGCATGTGTGCGGTACAAGGGGGAAATGGTGAAAGTGAGCCGCAACTACTTCAGCAAGCTG TGGCTTCTCTATCGGTACAGTTGCATTGACGACTCTGGCTTCGAAAAGTTTCTACCCAGGGTTTGGTGCCTTCTCCGTCGATACCAG ATGATGTTCGGTGTGGGTCTGTATGAAGGAACTGGCCTGCAGGGGGCACTTCCCGTGCACGTCTTTGAAGCCCTCCACAAGCTCTTTGGAGTGAGTTTTGAATGCTTTGCCTCGCCACTGAATTGCTATTTTAAACAGTACTGTTCGGCCTTCTTGGATACAGACGGGTATTTTGGATCCAGGGG CCCGTGCCTGGATTTCTTCCCTATAAGTGGGTCTTTTGAGGCAAATCCTCCCTTCTGTGAGGAGCTGATGGATGCCATGGTCTCTCACTTTGAG AAACTGCTGGAGAGCTCCAGTGAGCCCCTGTCCTTTATTGTCTTCATCCCTGAGTGGAGGGACCCTCCCACACCAGCCCTGACCCGCATGGAGCAGAGCAAGTTCAAGCGGCACCAGCTCATCCTGTCAGCCTTCGACCACGAGTACCGCAGCGGGTCTCAGCACATCTGCAAAAA GGAGGAGATGTACTACAAGGCGGTGCACAACACCGCCGTCCTCTTCCTGCAGAACAGCGCAGGCTTTGCCAAGTGGGAGCCCACGCCGGAGCGGCTGCAGGAACTCGTTGCGGCCTACAAGCATTCGGGCCGGACCCTCAGCTCCTCGTCGTCCTCCTCgtcctcgtcctcctcctccgcaGACAAGGAGCGAGAGCTGGGCCgggagcaaagcagcagccgGGAGACCAATGCTAACTGA
- the LOC110408334 gene encoding LOW QUALITY PROTEIN: E3 ubiquitin-protein ligase RNF182-like (The sequence of the model RefSeq protein was modified relative to this genomic sequence to represent the inferred CDS: substituted 1 base at 1 genomic stop codon), translating to MAVKRRSXPPLLQLPGSCGAVLSQEAEHPSAPRSALPGQRRGGCRRSLRLGRPRSAPFASPWGGPAPAACPPGAPAGPVPMARADGARGGCQLAAQEPECQICYSRYDARTRRPTVLLCGHRLCARCLRRMLALGDASPRRLRCPFCRRQSPVPCGDAQRPRDDGEGPAPPTHGERGPPSPPEVLLSPGVLQPSPGPDCLVVTILEVPAGAVPPEGLGALEVLRLQRRGPAPKSRARRCRAAPRCLLGTLCLLYCSSLPLGIYLLLSQHHGLGLALVSLLPAALLLCVSCSLCQCLCRELCAFPSP from the exons ATGGCGGTCAAACGACGGAGCTGACcgcccctcctgcagctgcccggGAGCTGCGGGGCCGTGCTCAGCCAAGAAGCCGAGCATCCGTCCGCCCCCCGCTCCGCGTTGCCAGGCCAACGGCGCGGCGGATGCCGGCGGTCCCTGCGGCTGGGCCGGCCCCGCAGCGCTCCCTTCGCTTCCCCATGGGGCGGACCTGCCCCCGCCGCGTGCCCCCCAGGAGCCCCCGCAG GACCCGTCCCCATGGCACGCGCGGACGGCGCACGGGGCGGCTGCCAGCTCGCGGCGCAGGAGCCGGAGTGCCAGATCTGCTACAGCCGCTACGACGCCCGCACCCGCCGACCCACGGTGCTCCTCTGCGGCCACCGCCTCTGCGCCCGATGCCTGCGCCGGATGCTGGCCCTGGGGGACGCGTCCCCCCGACGGCTCCGCTGCCCCTTCTGCCGCCGGCAGAGCCCCGTGCCCTGCGGGGACGCGCAGCGGCCGCGAGACGACGGCGAGGGGCCGGCGCCGCCGACGCACGGTGAGCGGGGCCCTCCCTCGCCCCCCGAGGTCCTGCTGTCCCCCGGCGTGCTGCAGCCCTCGCCCGGCCCCGACTGCCTGGTGGTCACCATCCTGGAGGTGCCGGCGGGCGCGGTGCCCCCGGAGGGGCTGGGCGCTCTGGAGGTGCTCCGGCTGCAgcgccgcggccccgcgccgaAGAGCCGTGCCCGGAGGTGCCGAGCGGCCCCGCGCTGCCTGCTGGGCACGCTGTGCCTGCTGTACTGCAGCTCGCTGCCCCTCGGCATCTacctgctgctcagccagcacCACGGCCTGGGCCTCGCGCTCGTCAGCCTCCTGCCCGCCGCTCTCCTGCTCTGCGtctcctgcagcctctgccagtgcctgTGCCGGGAGCTCTGCGCCTTCCCCTCGCCCTGA